Part of the Mya arenaria isolate MELC-2E11 chromosome 8, ASM2691426v1 genome, gaataaatgtcaaaaaacaaacaaataatggttcttGTAAAGGATACTGAGgtttgatttaaaagaaaggtgcaaaaaatATGGtctttctaccttatgagactcttgtagatcacagtaaatcttaaGTTCTCACaaatcaattaataaatttGCGTTACACGTCTacactcttgttatcagttattcatattttcaagaaatgcattatttagtaggtagttaaaggtgtatcactcaaaatttatggtTGTTTTTctgcatgtatatattgattttaaaggtGCACACACAACTTACGATACACAAACGAACACCACTAAGAACGACAATTGATTGTTCATTGAAAATACAACTTGGCTCTTTTTTGAAGTGGGTCTTTTTTATCTGGTCAAAACttctcgaaagttcttaagTAGCTTATTCTTGTTCTTgattatttctaaacaaaaacaGATTTCACAGATATCacacaaattataacaaatcaAAAATGGTGAGCATGTTTTGAGGGTCTTAAGATTTAAAGAGAAAATTGGGGCccgtttaattaaaattatgtaaattatacaATGCAAACATCAGGGACTAAaccagtagccaaacatttaacGAAGACCACATCTTAGGCTGTACAGAGACTAAACGAGGGACAAACAGCGTCAAAGAACAACACATCCGACTTCACGTGCAACAAAATACCTTTAATAGTAAATGTTGGGGTTATCGCCTTGGTATTGGCACCgaaatagaaaatatacttaACATGTTAAGTAGTATCCAACCTAAAATATGTCCAACACTTatcaacaatatcaacattcaAAATACGaatatttcacattttgaaGAACCAAAGCGTCTGTACTTTTCTTCAATATAGACGGATGGACCTTGCagaaaacatgaagaaaaagtGTTATGACTGACACCTCATTGATAGATGATACGTTTAAGGTACCAGTTGAAAATAATGAGCAGTTTCTTCCGAGCAGtaaaaatttaagaaaaacagtCAAAATTTTGGTCTTAACCCATTAGAAACTTTCTTTCTATCCGAACATATCCCATCCATCCGATGCACTAACAGCTCGATGGACGGGGGACTTGATGCATATTCAACACTTACCTATGTCAATGTTACTTGTTAGGATAGTTTCAAGAGTGTTATTGTATTTATGTCGTAGGCTTGACTTTCGctgaataatatataaaaaaacacacttaaagatgcactcttacaaataagatttaccacaatttaaagaattgtttaaatgaactaaaaaagatgaataaatccCAACATCAATGGTTCTTACGtaggataccaagtttagtctGAAAGAATGGTGCAGAATGCACGgtaattctaccttatgagacgacaGTTGCTTATAGTAAAACCTTTAGCattcactaatcatttaatatttttgcgttttcagctattaaatacacggttacagtcttgttgtcagtaattgatatttatccatagatgtattatttagtaagtagttaaaggtcagtcacaataaatgtttggtttaaatgtgtatgtattgattttgaataagagtgtcttTTTAAATGAGTGTATCcccaaaataaaatcatttcagaCTTTCGCACTGCGCGGTATGTTATTTAGTCGCCATAGTAATATCGGAATCAACTGTATAAAACCAGGCATCTTTGAGCTAAACGGCACCTCACGGGCTGTATTTACGTGGAAATACTTCTGCTCTCGTAACTTTTCAATATGCGTGAAATTGTCCACATTCAAGCCGGACAGTGCGGAAACCAGATCGGCGCTAAGGTATGTgctttgtatttaatttaattttaataccatTTAATATCGCATCTTTTCACAACTTCACTTATTTGTCCTTAAATTAACAGTCTATCTACTATGGTACGTCGTTTGTTATTCAGTTCTGGGAGGTGATTTCGGACGAGCATGGTATCGACCCCACTGGCACATACCATGGAGATTCTGACCTCCAGCTGGAGAGAATCAACGTCTATTACAATGAAGCCACTGGTGGCAAGTACGTGCCCCGTGCCGTCCTTGTGGATCTCGAGCCCGGCACCATGGATTCCGTGAGGTCCGGACCGTTTGGACAAGTGTTCCGACCTGACAACTTCGTGTTCGGACAGAGCGGCGCCGGCAACAACTGGGCTAAGGGCCACTACACAGAGGGCGCTGAGCTCGTCGACTCCGTCCTTGACGTTGTACGCAAGGAAGCAGAGAGCTGCGACTGTCTGCAAGGATTCCAGCTGACACATTCCCTCGGCGGCGGCACCGGGTCCGGCATGGGCACTCTGCTCATTAGCAAGATTCGTGAGGAATACCCCGACAGAATCATGATGACTTTCTCTGTCGTACCATCACCAAAGGTGaactatttcaaaacatttcaagattTGATAAATGGGTGTTAACATAGATTTTGTCAATTCTAGTTGAATACGATCTTAAATGTACaaatcaagaaaataataaataatgaaatgtatcCAAGATTTAGCAAAATTTAATGAAGATTGTTTTCGTTTATATTGCAGGTGTCCGATACAGTCGTTGAACCTTACAATGCCACCCTGTCCGTTCACCAGCTGGTCGAGAACACGGACGAAACATACTGCATCGACAACGAAGCTCTCTACGACATCTGCTTCAGGACGCTCAAACTGACCACCCCGACCTATGGTGACCTGAACCATCTCGTCTCTGCCACAATGTCAGGTGTAACCACATGCCTCCGATTCCCCGGTCAGCTGAATGCCGATCTACGTAAACTGGCCGTCAATATGGTGCCCTTCCCCCGTCTCCACTTCTTCTTGACTGGTTTCGCCCCTCTTACCTCTCGTGGCAGTCAGCAGTACCGTGCCCTCACCGTCCCCGAGCTCACTCAGCAGATGTTCGACGCGAAAAACATGATGGCCGCCTGCGACCCGCGTCACGGCAGGTATCTGACTGTAGCCGCCATGTTCCGTGGACGCATGTCGATGAAGGAGGTCGACGAGCAGATGCTGAACGTCCAAAACAAGAACAGCAGCTATTTCGTTGAATGGATTCCAAACAACGTGAAGACAGCTGTCTGCGACATCCCGCCTCGCGGTTTGAAAATGTCCGGTACGTTCGTGGGTAACAGTACTTGCATCCAGGAGCTGTTTAAGCGCATCTCTGAGCAGTTCACCGCCATGTTCCGGCGCAAGGCTTTCCTCCACTGGTACACTGGCGAGGGCATGGACGAGATGGAGTTCACTGAGGCGGAATCGAACATGAACGACCTAGTGTCCGAGTACCAGCAGTATCAGGACGCCACCGCCGAGGAGGAGGGAGAATTCGATGAGGAAGACGAAGACGAACAACATGGAACTAAGGACGAGTACTGAACAAAATccgaataaaacataaacaataattcaattGATGGTCcgctttaaatttattttatcttaaatacaCGATTACTGGTAAAGAAAAtccatatttgataataaatactttttcCAAATGTTATGGTTTCTcgtttttataaaatcaatgattcgttttgtaataaatatgagGTTTAATATCGAAACAAACAATacttacatttatatttccacTAGTTTCATCTCCGTGTTATTGTGGTAGCGCCAATAGTTTCTGCGCAGattacatacatgttttattcaaatgttttattcaaatgtgcGAACTGTATATTCCATTTTGTAGTGTTTATATAGTTGGAAAGCGTGAACATAATTcttctttgttataaattaggTAAACATTGCCACTGGACAAGCCCcaatagtttcatttgaaacaaaactgCATTGAGGATCTAACATATATACCAAATACAAATAGTACAGTAGTTTCtgacaagttttgttttaatattttctatttatgaAGGTGAGGAGATTCTGAACAAGCCATATTTTAATGCGACtgattaatattgttttaagtttacGTTTTTAAATCTTTACAGATTCATTGGATGTactatgtttgcattttaatgtGGTTTAAACATCGAGtgctttaaaggggctgtactccgtgtatgatgaaatagcgaaaattgtcgaaaactgacataaacttggtatcgatgtgtacaatgcattgaaacttattaactgaagtaccacatagtttacaaataatttatttttcgcagttttttcgtatttttccattaaaaaagattatgtCTACCAAGAAGAATTCATTCCTTActcgtgattggctagtcgatgttatcacgtgatattacaaAGTCAGGTATATGGCTTAATATTCCATCTGTATAAGGTAAGCCTccatagcacagtggatacaacactgggcttcaattttggcgacaccggttcgaacccggacTCCGACTcggtttattttttacattttggtattttattaaataattgtcctgaggttcgttacagaaaaaaaaactttttggtgccaatctggtgtacagtccctttaagcgATGAACATGCAACGAGCGTTACGGAAAATACACATGTCGTTCAATCTCTCAACCTTTGAAAGcaacaaatattcattcaaatattatatcattaaggCTTTTGGTTCAGACGCTTCAAGCCATCTTTTATTTCAACGAACCATAGCGTACACTAGTTTCTATGGtggctgatttttttcaattttaattgtttgaattttccgcgtgaatatttaaaaatataccaaattTTATTGTCCGcgaatattcataatttaacgCTCGATTTGATGGAAtgcaaaaatgataatataactTACATTTTGGTACATGTAGTTTAGGGTATACCCGGGTTGGCGTTTAAAGGTTGTAGACCACTAATTAAATTTCCTATATGTTTTATAGTGAATTGACCGATAACTATGATTTCGAGTGTTTCACGGCCCCAACACCATATATAGAATGAATGTTCCTCTTATGTACTTAACTTTAAACAGCATTAGAAAAAGAGTaaagatttttcaaatataaaattggttgaacgtaacAACTATGTATTCGAAAAAGTGCGAAATTCCGCGTAGgagtcattcggaactcctcggccattttcatcgAAACCAACCTCGGATGTATCTGTAGAAGTAAAGTTCGTAAAGTTTTGGATAATGGTATAAaataattgtagtgttttaacatgtattttctatcttagtttaaattagTTGCCAGCGAAGTGAATacttgcataaataattaagagtCCAAAGCATGAAGCCTTTTAGTTTAACTGCTaaacgcgatctacttgcagcgtagtaaaAGTGTTTCGATTTTTGACcgtgtaaaccgtccatatacatccgagttGTTTGCGATGGAGTTTCGAATGCTTACAACCAAGTTGGTGAAACTGTAAGGAATAAAAATAGATCAAGTTGATCCAGCATGTTCTGCattttttaaaccacaaaccATTCAGATTCAAAACATACAAAGATGGATAGTAACTAATGTTCCGATATATGTtaataagaagaaaaacaaatatgaaaccGAGAAGTCATTTCTGatttggtgtaatttgccctaTATACCACCATTGGAGTCATTCCAGTAGTGAAACTCACATGTGAGCCGAGGGGAGATAGCTGCAAACTTCAATGTTAGTTATCTTCAAACAGTTGAATAAAACTAATTGATATGCAATTCTTTATACATTTCGTAGTATAAAATCATCATACTCGAGAAGGAGAATTATTCCAGCGACCTGTTTCAAtggaaacaatatgtttatggtTCTACTAAGTCTACAAAGTAGAACCATAAACATGTGTGATATGTGCGTTTTCTGTTTATTAACATGTATCGGAACATTTGTTACTTTCCATCTTTTAATGTTTTGGAGCTGTATTGTTTGTGGTTTTAAGTAATATAGAAAATGCTGGGTCTACTTGATATAGTTTTATTGCTCACAGTTTAACCACCTTGgtttaaagaaacaattttgAGGTCAGGTTCAAGCTTTTCCTTAATAAAGACGCTAAagtatttgtttctttatttgaaattgacatTGATTCTGACTTTGTTTAATCGAATTGATCCACTAAAGTTTGCTTAATGACCATGATTATGTTCTAAGTATCTAAAATGtgctgatttttaaaaatgaaatgaatatttcgAGCTATCAAGTCTATAGTTAATCGTATTAAACgatttatattgtaatttagAGTGCaccattgtcttttttattaaagatgtACTATTTCTCCCATGTAAGATGTAACACAGttaatagtattgttttaatattccaagaagggtgaataaatgtcgaaaacaataattcttaacgataccgagtttaatttgaaagaaatgtgcacaATACACGGTATtcctaccttatgagactatagtagatcactgtaatTCTtatgcattcaccaatcatttaatatttttgcgctttttgctattaaatacacagttacactcttgttttcagtaaaagtTCATCAGTCAAAATAGATGTTTGTTagacatgtgaatgtattgattttgaataagagtgtacCTTTAATGCactaaaaattatttatttcaaaagctaATCATTGTAGTAGAGTGCTAGAACGTACAGTGAGCCATATAGGTATCAGTTGAGTATCATAACTtattttgaagtgttttatgtCTATCGTATGGTGGCccattactgccgtaagataacctgataaagATAGCGAATCGTTTCGTCTTAACCACCTAATTTCCGCGATCATTTTCTAGCTATCTAGTTGAAAATCGCGAAACTGTTTTGATAAGTTAAATGGCATACGACTAAAACCGGGATTAAAAGTGCCCAGAAATCCCACTTTATTACCTTTTCATGCTGTACAACCCTAACCatttatctagttatggttcgAATTCCACTTCATAAGTGACGTGCAAACTTTGGTTGCCTTGATTAGATTCCTGTTACaacttatctataaatgcatttctgGCTTCTTCTagcagtaactggttatctagttatgattTGCGATTCCACTTAGTAAGTAACATTATAACTGTTTCACTTAATAAGATTCGTGGTTAACACTGGACAATTTACGAACGTTATCGAGTTACCGCTAGAAAGGCGGTGGCATTGCAATGGCATGTAGAACAAgtatcaaaatgtcaaaactttcTAGCggttcaaattaatgttttgaatatggACTTTGGCGACTGATTCTTAAGAATATTACACTACATGTTATTGGTGTATACAGGCCTCCATCAGCTTCAACTTACGGCCAGTTCGTTGTAGACTTTTTTGATTTTATGGAACAAACCATgccaaaatattcaaacttgttAATAACGGGAGATTTCAATCtacatttaaatgatgacaGCAATGCGGTAACTGATTTCAAAAACTCTCTTTTTGCTATGGGACTAGAGCAACACGTCGACTTCAGTACCAATACTGGTGGAAACTGCTTAGACCTGCTCATTACGGAAACAGTGAATGGTGTTGAGGTTCATTCATGTAAACCGGGTCCATATATCTCTGATCATTGTGTAGTAAAGACAGTTCTTAGAATCAAAAAAGAAAGCATAACAAGCAAAACTGTATCCAGTAGGAACTTTCGGGAAATTAACCCATCAACTTTCTCAAATGACCTCGGCAAAATTGATATAGACGAAACTGgtataaatgattttgttgacaaatttgaaCAAGAGATCACACAAGTATTAAACTGCCATGCACCACTTAttgaaaaaactaaaatatgtagaAAACCTAAACCATGGTTTAATGAACATATACAGTCTCTCAAACAGCAGACCAGAAAGTTAGAGAGACTATGGCGCAAATACCGCGAAACTCAACAGTTTGAAGCATTTAAAACAtcaagaaacaaatataattgtgaAATTAACAATGAGAAGACCAGAGTTTTGACCGAAAGGGTAATTAATGCAAAAGGTGACTCAAAGAAACTATACTCCTTGGTGTCTGAGTTGACAGGAACTAAGTCCGACAATCCTATGCCACCAAGTGAATCTGACACTGTTCTTGCTGAAAATTTCGCTGactttttcataaacaaaattgataaaatacgcAATTCGCTGAAAAACTATGCTAGTTTCCAACCACAATGTAAGGATGTTCCgcatattgaacattttgaagagttaaaccaaaatgaaataaataagctTATATGCGAACTCAACACAACATCATCTGAATTAGATGTTCTGCCAACACACATCTTAAAGCAATACCTTAGTAACCTATTGCCAACTATTACAACATTAGTAAATTTATCTCTTAAACACGGTGTATTTCCGGTCAAATATAAACAGGCTATCGTGAGACCTCTTCTTAAGAAAACTGGACTTGATCTAGAACTTGCTAACTACAGACCAGTAAGTAATCTATCATTTCTATCAAAACTTGTTCAAAACAGTTCTGCTAAGACTCAACGCACACGCAGACAAACACAACCTTTTACCAAAACATCAGTCAGCATACAGGCGACATCATTCTTGTGAATCGGCACTTCTGCGACTTGGCAATGATATTCTTGGTGGAATGGAAAGACAAGAAGTCACCGCCTTGATTGCTATTGATCTTAGTGCTGCCTTTGATACTGTTGATCACACCATTTTGGTAGACGTACTTCATAATCAGTATGGAATGTGTGGTACTGCGTTGAATTGGCTAGAGTCGTATCTAAGACCACGGAATTGTAGAGTTAGTGTTAATACATCTCTATCATCACCCCGTCCATTAGAATGTAGCGTTACCCAAGGAAGCTGTTTGGGTCCCTGGCTATATCTAACCAATGCCGGTACTCTGTTTGATGTCATTCCTCCGTCGATTTCGGTGTACGGGTTCGCTGATGATCATATCGCCCACAAATGCTTTAGTCCAGCGTCTCCAATACATGAACAGCAAAATATTCACGAACTAGAAACATGTGCAGTTACGATCAACAAGTGGATGAACgcaaacaaactaaaaatgaacaCTTCCAAAACAGAATTCATTATGTTTGGCAGTAAGGCTCAACTAAATAAATGTGTCACTACAAATATAGATATTGCTGGTGATGCTGTACACCGAGAAAGCTGCATTAGATACTTAGGTGCCTATCTTGACGAAACCTTATCCTTTAAGGAACACGTGAAGCGTAAATGCCGCACTGCAATGTTGAACTTTTTCAGGGTGAAGTGTAtacgaaaatatttaaccagAGCTGCAACCGAAATCCTTTTACTTTCACTTGTTATCTCTCATTTGGACTACTGTAACCTTATATTGTATGGTATTTCTGAGATAGAGTTAACCAAAATGCAGCGCATCCAAAATATGTGCGCAAAATTAGTTCTTAACCGAGGCAATTATGACGGGGCCAAGCAAGCTCTCTTTGATCTGCACTGGCTGCCAATAAAGACTAGAATCAACTTCAAGATATTGACAGTTATGTTCAACTGTGGCACTGGTAGGGCTCCTGCTTAATTGACTGAGTTATTGTCTGAGAGTGTAAGTCGTAGACAAGGATTAAGATCAGCTAGTGACCCTGGTATCAAGTATGATGTACCATTTAACAAGAGAACAAGGTTTAACGATAGAAGTTTTTGCACAATCGGACCAAAACTATGGAATAGTCTGACATTGTATATCAAGCAGTCAGTGTCTATTGATGTGTTCAAGAAAAACCTCAAAACTCACTATTTTACACAGTTTtatgacttgttttaaaacCGACTCCGATAAGAAATGTctgatattatatttgattttttagagTCTTagagtttgtttatttttcattttttatcggTTGCTTTGAccaattatgtttttacttcatgtacatatattactaCTTTAGTCAATTACAATCTAATGAATGTTGcaagttttaatatattattgtttaactgctttatattgtcttatatcaaaatatgttcaaatattatgtTGGATTTATAGAGTATGCATgtattgtacaacgccattgaatattatgtataaaaataggcgtttaatcaaataaacacgTTTAACGTTTAACgtttatcttacggcagttatatgccaccatacttTCGCTTTATCCATccaaataatgtatatttgccTACTGTCTGGGTTAAATGGGAGGGCTGAGATTAGAATAAACCTTTTAAGCAAAAGATAATGTTTAATACATTCCGGTTGGCATATTCATGAAAAAGATATATGTTGCAATAATGTACATTATTTTGTGTAACCATGTTTTCAAGATTGAATGAGTTGTGTTTGCCTAAGCACCCAAAATTGCTTACATTGATAAGTATCCACATTtccaaaaatgaataaaaagatataagaacagtttaaaataaatcatactaaataaaaaaatacggaTTTGCATATTGATAAACAGTGTTTTTTGCTGACAGAGAACATAATCACATTCCCCAACAGCATAACATTAGGAACTTCTCGGTGTCATCATTTCAGCCACTAGCTCTGGtagaaagcataaaataacattgtcaCTCCTTAGGTTCTTGATTTTATAACCAAATATTGCATGCACATTTTGGTCACACATGTTACAGTTGATTAAACTTAACAGAATCACTATCTCAGCATTGTTCTCCAAAGTGAAGTCAATGGCAAAAGCATGTAAGCCATCACTACGGTATAGGTTGCGTAATCTACAAGTACATATAATCACAACtaacataacaaaaaaaaagatgCATAGCACcaataaaaatagaagaaaaaatgcAAGTAGATCACCAAAAAAGGTATTTACTTCAATGATAACTTGTTAAGTATACATGTTTTCGAAAGACATTATTGTTAGTCAAAACTTATCTAATTTTACAACGAATGtaaaacaagctattgcaacatatattaatcactctcttTGGCACGATGTTTCGCAAGAGTGTGGGGTAAACCGGAGTACCAGGAGAAAACCCACtagtccggcttggtgaccacaaaccaaactcacatgcgcccaggccgggaatcgaacccaagTCGGGTaagtgagaagcgagtgcgctaacaaCTGCGCTAACCGAACAATCAATGCTAAACATAAttgttgataatattgttataattttatttgctttCTGAACACACTTAACTgttatgtgtaaaataaactttaaaacaatttattataaatatcatcGGAGTTATGTAATCATAGAAAGGCAATCTCTATTGTAAAGCTCAAGtttagggaaacaaaacattaatgcattaatttcCTTGATACATGATAATAAGAAACAATAAACGACGTTGTTTAGATCAAATgtgtttttgctgtttttcttcctttctccaTAAAGAatctttttgtattaatttagtgaatttttgttattgatataaCTACCGTAATGTTTCTCTCAATGAATTAATATCCGTAATATATGAAATTCAAAACTGTTCTAACTAGCAACATAGGAGTTAAAAAAGATCATAGTCATTAGGTTTATACATTGATCTGCGTCATTTACGaatatgattttgtattatCTATTCGTATATACGTTTTAGACCTTAAGCTCGTTGTTCAACTGAATTGTCTTGTTCACTAACAGTATGTCCAAACAAACTTCAAAGCAAATGTATATGCTTCGGATTCAAGCCTTTACCAACAAGAAGGagacaattttcaaaataaaaataaatcgcaAGATGTCGTCAATATTATATACACTTATATTCATAAcgatatttcatgttttaagacTTCTGGAAAATATACGTATATTGGGCACGGTTACATTAAGAAATTTGGAGGATTGGCATAGTCTGCTGAAAGGTCATTTTGTTATCAAAGAAATCCACAAGTTGAGCAGCATTAAGGGAACATGTCAGAATCTTGGATGTCCTTAATTGTCTTAACTATCTCTCAGttataagaaacatattttatgtttaatatgtatatagaAAAAAGCGTTAATAATCTGCTGTTGATGAGTGTAGATTGTCGGAGatcatggcggatagcaacgggCAGCTGATAAATCCCGCCTAATTTGGATGCTGATTGGT contains:
- the LOC128244859 gene encoding tubulin beta-4B chain-like; translation: MREIVHIQAGQCGNQIGAKFWEVISDEHGIDPTGTYHGDSDLQLERINVYYNEATGGKYVPRAVLVDLEPGTMDSVRSGPFGQVFRPDNFVFGQSGAGNNWAKGHYTEGAELVDSVLDVVRKEAESCDCLQGFQLTHSLGGGTGSGMGTLLISKIREEYPDRIMMTFSVVPSPKVSDTVVEPYNATLSVHQLVENTDETYCIDNEALYDICFRTLKLTTPTYGDLNHLVSATMSGVTTCLRFPGQLNADLRKLAVNMVPFPRLHFFLTGFAPLTSRGSQQYRALTVPELTQQMFDAKNMMAACDPRHGRYLTVAAMFRGRMSMKEVDEQMLNVQNKNSSYFVEWIPNNVKTAVCDIPPRGLKMSGTFVGNSTCIQELFKRISEQFTAMFRRKAFLHWYTGEGMDEMEFTEAESNMNDLVSEYQQYQDATAEEEGEFDEEDEDEQHGTKDEY